The following is a genomic window from Pseudanabaena galeata CCNP1313.
TTCTTGCGCTTAGTAATCAGTTGTAAACCTTGTTCATAGAGCTTCTCAAACAACTTTTGGGAGATATAACCACGGTCACCAAACAATTGACCAAAGAGGTCTTGAGCCATCTCAGGCACAGGTTGTCGGTCATCAATATTGGCTGGTGTGAGCTTGAAGGCAAGCAATTCCCCTTTGTCATTGATAATCAAATGTAGCTTGAAGCCAAAGTGCCATCCCACTGAGTTTTTGCCCCAATTGACCATACCTTTGAATACTTTATGGGCATGGGCACGGCATGGTACACAGACATTGATCGGTGTGGAGTCGATGAATGATATTCCTGTCACTTCGCCTTTGCGGGTATGCAGAAAGCAACATAACAACATCATTGTCCAAGGCATTAGCTCCACAAAGCGGGTGTAGCTTACCAAGTGGGGAAAAGCTTTCCGCCAAAACGGTATTACAGTTAGGGTATAGAAGTCTTTGAAGGTCTTGTATCCTGACCCATGAAAGGCGATCGCGATGGTCATCACTTCACTCAACCTCATTCTTGAGCGACTTTTCCTTTCTCCCTGCATTGATGGCAACATTGGTTGCTCTTGCCAGTGTTTTTCAAAGCTTTGGCAAAAATCATCCACTTCACAGAAGATTCGCGTGATATCCAAGTGCGATACGAT
Proteins encoded in this region:
- a CDS encoding IS982 family transposase; translation: MDITRIFCEVDDFCQSFEKHWQEQPMLPSMQGERKSRSRMRLSEVMTIAIAFHGSGYKTFKDFYTLTVIPFWRKAFPHLVSYTRFVELMPWTMMLLCCFLHTRKGEVTGISFIDSTPINVCVPCRAHAHKVFKGMVNWGKNSVGWHFGFKLHLIINDKGELLAFKLTPANIDDRQPVPEMAQDLFGQLFGDRGYISQKLFEKLYEQGLQLITKRKKNMKNCLVKLIDKILLRKRAIIESVNDQLKNISQIEHSRHRSFFNFLVNLLAGLVAYTYRETKPALDLLFKGLPALPPAIF